The following coding sequences are from one Elusimicrobium minutum Pei191 window:
- the hydF gene encoding [FeFe] hydrogenase H-cluster maturation GTPase HydF has product MSINRPHIGIFGKMNVGKSSLFNALAGRAQAIVDSTPGTTTDPVRLIIEIEGLGPVVLLDTGGIDDKSTKLGERRVLKSVNAVNQIDLALLVFTDNNFGPYEQDFLETIKAKKIPVILIHNKSDLTPLKLKIEDHEIIDFSAKNNNTAPILEAVKTVLNKQNKKPKGLLDGIVKKGDTIILVMPIDASAPQGRLILPQVQTIRAALDLNAVAIGVQVSDLKQALNQNPQTSLVITDSQAFKEVNAIVPQEIALTSFSILLARQTEEFEQMLKGVKTLDALKDGDKILILESCTHTVNECVDIGRTKIPNLIKNYSGKNLEFTIIPGLQELPENLAGYKLAVQCGGCMITQTQLKNRLLTAIENGLAVTNYGMSIAYTNGIFKRSVKIFKK; this is encoded by the coding sequence ATGTCAATAAACAGACCACATATAGGAATTTTCGGCAAAATGAACGTAGGCAAGAGCTCTTTATTTAACGCTTTGGCCGGCAGAGCGCAGGCTATTGTTGACTCCACCCCCGGAACCACCACAGATCCTGTCAGGCTTATTATTGAAATTGAAGGGCTTGGCCCCGTTGTACTTTTAGATACCGGCGGTATAGACGATAAAAGCACAAAACTCGGTGAAAGAAGAGTTTTAAAATCCGTTAACGCCGTTAACCAGATAGATTTAGCTTTACTTGTTTTTACAGACAACAATTTCGGCCCTTATGAACAAGATTTTTTAGAAACTATTAAAGCCAAAAAAATACCGGTAATACTTATACATAATAAAAGTGATTTGACTCCCTTAAAATTAAAAATAGAGGACCATGAAATTATAGATTTTTCCGCTAAAAATAATAATACCGCCCCGATTTTAGAAGCAGTTAAAACCGTTTTAAATAAACAAAATAAAAAACCAAAAGGCCTTTTGGACGGTATTGTAAAAAAAGGCGACACTATCATACTTGTTATGCCTATAGACGCGTCCGCCCCGCAGGGCAGGCTTATTTTGCCGCAGGTACAAACGATTAGGGCGGCGCTTGATTTAAACGCCGTGGCCATAGGCGTTCAAGTGTCCGACCTTAAGCAGGCGCTTAACCAAAATCCGCAAACTTCTTTAGTTATTACAGACAGTCAAGCTTTTAAAGAAGTTAACGCCATTGTACCCCAAGAAATAGCCCTTACAAGTTTCAGTATTTTACTGGCAAGACAGACAGAAGAGTTTGAACAAATGCTAAAAGGAGTAAAAACTTTAGACGCTTTAAAAGATGGGGACAAAATCTTAATTTTGGAATCCTGCACGCACACGGTTAACGAATGCGTTGATATAGGCAGAACAAAAATCCCAAACCTTATAAAAAACTACAGCGGCAAAAATTTAGAATTTACAATAATACCCGGGCTTCAGGAATTGCCCGAAAATCTTGCCGGCTATAAACTTGCCGTGCAATGCGGCGGCTGCATGATAACGCAGACGCAATTAAAAAACCGCCTGCTTACGGCTATAGAAAACGGCCTTGCGGTTACCAATTACGGTATGTCCATAGCTTACACAAACGGCATTTTTAAACGCTCGGTTAAAATATTTAAAAAATAA
- a CDS encoding ATP:cob(I)alamin adenosyltransferase, whose product MKKGDLGLTDLIGEKSVKKSDLRVRVLAYLEDFMAALGMVKLKTQDNNIDLIQNSLLSVMQIVSGAKAELNLTTLAGIEDVIKNSDFGGKNTAAQLPGCNETETALRNALAKCHLAESYLTELNITDSSVLAFINHSGKYLAAVTSKYI is encoded by the coding sequence GTGAAAAAAGGGGACTTGGGACTTACAGACCTGATAGGTGAAAAAAGCGTAAAGAAATCAGACTTAAGAGTGCGTGTTTTAGCCTATTTGGAGGATTTTATGGCCGCGTTGGGAATGGTAAAACTAAAAACACAGGATAATAACATTGACCTTATACAAAATTCTCTGTTATCCGTTATGCAAATAGTTTCCGGCGCTAAGGCGGAATTAAACCTAACAACGCTTGCCGGTATAGAGGACGTAATAAAAAATTCGGATTTTGGCGGCAAAAACACAGCTGCGCAGCTTCCGGGTTGCAATGAAACGGAAACCGCGTTAAGAAATGCATTGGCAAAATGCCATTTGGCCGAAAGTTACCTGACGGAACTTAATATTACGGACTCTTCCGTTTTAGCGTTTATTAACCACAGCGGCAAATATCTTGCCGCTGTTACTTCAAAATATATCTAA
- a CDS encoding bifunctional 5,10-methylenetetrahydrofolate dehydrogenase/5,10-methenyltetrahydrofolate cyclohydrolase codes for MILEGKTLAAAIRENLPARAQICKTKLGRPLKLTGIGWAADYASYVYLDKEIKAAEKTGITGEVIDITEQTSHEEMLNIIKKLSTDETVDAVIVPKPLPRHLNTLEIWEALNPLKDIDGSSVLNMGRLFMCKNWAEVEAMQGFAPATAMAVIKLLDFYKIKLSGVETGVLGRSATVGKPLAHMLSCKDATVKICHSKTPSLTSSLSQCDIVISAIGKAKFVTENMVKTGAMVIDVGTNQDENGVFCGDVDFENVKKITSAITPVPGGVGPVTLACLLENIIISGERKL; via the coding sequence ATGATACTAGAAGGCAAAACTTTAGCCGCCGCGATAAGGGAAAATTTGCCCGCGCGCGCGCAGATATGCAAAACAAAACTTGGCCGCCCGTTAAAACTGACAGGCATCGGCTGGGCGGCGGATTACGCCTCCTACGTTTATTTAGACAAAGAAATTAAAGCCGCCGAAAAAACAGGAATAACAGGTGAAGTTATTGATATCACGGAGCAAACTTCACATGAAGAAATGCTTAATATCATTAAAAAACTTTCCACAGATGAAACGGTTGACGCTGTAATCGTGCCCAAACCGCTGCCAAGGCATTTAAACACTTTAGAAATTTGGGAAGCGCTTAACCCGTTAAAAGATATAGACGGTTCTTCCGTTTTAAATATGGGCAGGCTTTTTATGTGCAAAAACTGGGCTGAAGTTGAGGCCATGCAGGGTTTTGCCCCGGCCACGGCAATGGCCGTAATAAAACTTTTAGATTTTTATAAAATAAAACTTTCCGGCGTGGAAACAGGTGTTTTAGGAAGAAGCGCTACAGTAGGAAAACCCCTTGCCCACATGCTAAGCTGCAAAGACGCAACTGTAAAAATATGCCATTCAAAAACGCCGAGCCTGACTTCTTCCTTAAGCCAGTGCGACATTGTTATAAGCGCCATAGGAAAAGCTAAATTTGTAACTGAAAATATGGTAAAAACAGGCGCCATGGTTATTGACGTAGGTACAAACCAGGACGAAAACGGCGTGTTCTGCGGCGACGTGGATTTTGAAAATGTAAAAAAAATAACCTCCGCAATAACGCCTGTTCCGGGAGGAGTAGGGCCGGTAACACTTGCATGTTTGCTTGAAAACATTATAATATCAGGAGAAAGAAAATTATAA
- a CDS encoding type IV pilin protein, which translates to MKKGFTLIELLVVVLIIGILAAIALPQYLKAVEKSRAAEAWVIIKNMHDALERTRLNSGVYANDFEVLDITFQADEDASLKHSDDVTNPIKTKTFVFHLTNECITAERVPDRTKYALRQYLTEGANALRKGTRGCVAYDDKNAEICESMAGDLSGTESGAYYYMLQ; encoded by the coding sequence ATGAAAAAGGGATTCACGTTGATAGAACTTTTAGTGGTAGTTTTAATTATCGGCATTTTGGCCGCTATTGCGCTGCCCCAATATCTTAAAGCGGTTGAAAAATCACGCGCGGCGGAAGCGTGGGTTATTATAAAAAATATGCATGACGCTTTGGAGCGCACAAGGCTTAACAGCGGCGTGTACGCTAATGATTTTGAAGTTTTAGATATTACCTTTCAAGCTGATGAGGACGCCTCCTTAAAACACAGTGACGACGTTACAAACCCTATAAAAACAAAAACTTTTGTTTTTCATCTTACCAACGAGTGTATTACGGCCGAGCGTGTGCCGGATAGAACCAAATATGCTTTAAGGCAATATCTTACGGAAGGCGCAAACGCTTTAAGAAAAGGCACCAGAGGCTGCGTTGCCTACGATGATAAAAATGCTGAGATTTGTGAATCAATGGCGGGTGATTTAAGCGGCACGGAAAGCGGCGCTTATTATTACATGTTACAGTAA
- the dxs gene encoding 1-deoxy-D-xylulose-5-phosphate synthase: protein MKILPGINKTQDLRNIKEELLPEICKEIRDTILNTVSKNGGHLGSSLGAVELITALHYTYNTPKDKIVFDTGHQAYAHKLLTGRYKDFSKIRTKGGISGFPKRSESEYDTFGVGHASTSLSAALGMAVARDLKKEESKVIAVVSDGALTGGMSYEALQNIGQLATSMLVVLNDNQMFISQRVGSLGKMLTRLLTKKYVQLAEERSIRFLQNFSKLGNDAAKLAKRARAILFPGTIFEEMGFRYFGPINGNDLNELLPVLNDIKDTAGPVLLHVVTKKGKGYDLAEENPTDFHGLGIFDKDTGKSKSKVPVAPTFTKVFGDTIVKLAQKDSKIVGITAAMPEGTGLDKFRDAFPHRYFDVGIAEEHGATFAAGLAAAGMKPVFVLYSSFAQRCYDQILHDVCLQNLPVVFALDRAGVVGEDGPTHHGVFDLSFLRNIPGLIIAAPADENELQHMLKTAFDLKKPVVVRYPRGAGFGVEMDKELKTFEVGKGVFEHKGKDVNILAAGNRYHPALAAAAILKKENIDCGVANMRFVKPLDTGIINAALKKTANMVTVEDNMLSCGFGSAAAEYISDNNLTCNMLRLGIKDEFVEHAKSSELYDSIGISPEKIAQNIKIWLKSKK, encoded by the coding sequence ATGAAAATCCTTCCGGGTATTAACAAAACGCAAGATTTAAGAAATATAAAAGAAGAACTTCTTCCTGAAATTTGTAAGGAAATACGAGATACAATTTTAAACACTGTAAGCAAAAACGGCGGACATTTGGGCTCAAGCCTTGGCGCTGTTGAACTCATTACCGCGCTTCACTATACTTACAATACGCCTAAAGATAAAATAGTTTTTGACACCGGGCACCAGGCTTACGCCCACAAACTTTTAACCGGCAGATATAAAGATTTTTCTAAAATCAGAACAAAAGGCGGTATCAGCGGTTTTCCAAAACGCTCGGAATCCGAGTATGATACATTCGGCGTGGGGCACGCTTCGACCTCTCTTTCGGCGGCGCTCGGCATGGCTGTGGCCAGGGATTTAAAAAAGGAAGAAAGCAAAGTCATTGCTGTTGTTTCTGACGGCGCTTTAACGGGCGGAATGTCTTACGAGGCTTTGCAAAATATAGGCCAGCTTGCCACAAGCATGCTTGTTGTTTTAAACGATAACCAAATGTTTATTTCACAGCGCGTTGGTTCTTTGGGTAAAATGCTTACAAGGCTGTTAACCAAAAAGTACGTGCAGCTTGCGGAAGAACGTTCAATAAGATTTTTACAGAACTTCAGCAAACTGGGTAATGACGCGGCTAAACTTGCTAAAAGAGCAAGAGCGATTTTATTTCCCGGAACTATTTTTGAGGAAATGGGCTTTAGGTACTTTGGTCCGATTAACGGAAATGATTTAAATGAACTTTTGCCCGTATTAAACGACATTAAAGATACCGCGGGGCCTGTCCTTTTGCATGTTGTTACCAAAAAAGGAAAAGGCTATGATTTGGCTGAGGAAAATCCTACCGATTTTCACGGTCTTGGAATTTTTGATAAAGACACAGGTAAATCCAAGTCTAAAGTTCCGGTCGCGCCCACATTTACAAAAGTATTTGGCGACACTATAGTTAAACTTGCCCAAAAGGACTCAAAAATTGTTGGTATAACAGCCGCCATGCCTGAAGGTACGGGCTTAGATAAATTCAGGGACGCTTTTCCCCACAGATATTTTGACGTAGGCATAGCGGAAGAACACGGCGCCACATTCGCCGCAGGCCTTGCGGCCGCGGGAATGAAGCCCGTATTTGTTTTATATTCTTCTTTCGCGCAAAGATGTTATGATCAGATTTTGCATGATGTTTGTTTACAAAATTTACCGGTTGTTTTCGCGCTTGACCGCGCGGGTGTTGTGGGGGAGGACGGGCCTACGCATCACGGCGTTTTTGACCTTAGTTTTTTAAGAAATATACCCGGGCTTATTATAGCCGCTCCCGCAGATGAAAATGAACTTCAGCATATGTTAAAAACCGCCTTTGATTTAAAAAAACCTGTTGTCGTGCGTTACCCAAGAGGGGCCGGTTTTGGAGTTGAAATGGATAAGGAGTTAAAAACTTTTGAAGTAGGAAAAGGCGTTTTTGAACATAAAGGCAAAGATGTAAATATTTTAGCCGCGGGCAATCGCTACCACCCCGCTTTGGCCGCCGCTGCAATTTTGAAAAAAGAAAATATAGACTGCGGCGTGGCAAATATGCGTTTTGTTAAACCTTTAGATACGGGTATTATAAACGCGGCGCTTAAAAAAACCGCCAACATGGTTACGGTTGAGGATAATATGCTTTCCTGCGGTTTTGGTTCTGCCGCGGCGGAATATATTTCCGATAATAATTTGACATGTAATATGTTAAGACTTGGTATTAAAGACGAATTTGTGGAACATGCCAAATCTTCGGAACTGTATGACAGTATAGGCATATCTCCGGAGAAAATAGCACAAAATATAAAAATATGGTTAAAATCAAAAAAATAG
- a CDS encoding TIGR00730 family Rossman fold protein gives MNKKTSSRHIQSYTKAYEDISFLKSNGLRAIRLQLELLKPEIMLNEKQIDSTIVCFGSARVKPEAEMKKDIAVTEKKLKKSPSDKNLKEKLREEKGLLDLARYYDEAVKFGEYVVKKGKNKFAVATGGGPGLMEASNRGAYKAGGKSVGFNITLPMEQKPNDYITEGMAFLFHYFAIRKMHLVIRAKAIVVFPGGFGTFDEMFEVLTLVQTGKKSKIPVVLVGKQFWTEVVNVEKLAHYGVISINNLKLYNIVDTAEEAWNIISKFYKLK, from the coding sequence ATGAATAAAAAAACAAGCAGCAGACATATACAATCTTATACAAAAGCTTATGAAGATATCTCTTTTTTAAAAAGTAACGGGCTTAGAGCCATAAGATTGCAATTGGAACTTTTAAAACCGGAAATAATGTTAAATGAAAAACAGATAGACTCTACAATAGTCTGCTTTGGCAGTGCCAGGGTTAAACCTGAGGCGGAAATGAAAAAAGATATCGCGGTTACGGAAAAAAAGTTAAAGAAATCTCCTTCTGATAAAAATCTTAAAGAAAAATTACGTGAAGAAAAAGGCCTTTTGGATCTTGCAAGATATTACGACGAAGCGGTTAAATTCGGCGAATATGTTGTTAAAAAAGGTAAAAATAAATTCGCTGTCGCGACAGGCGGCGGTCCCGGTCTTATGGAAGCTTCCAACAGAGGCGCCTATAAAGCGGGCGGCAAAAGCGTGGGTTTTAATATAACGCTTCCGATGGAGCAAAAGCCTAACGACTATATTACTGAAGGTATGGCATTTTTGTTTCACTATTTCGCTATACGCAAAATGCATCTTGTAATCCGCGCGAAAGCCATAGTGGTTTTTCCAGGCGGCTTTGGCACTTTTGATGAAATGTTTGAGGTGCTTACCTTGGTGCAGACAGGTAAAAAATCCAAAATACCAGTGGTGCTTGTAGGCAAACAGTTCTGGACAGAGGTTGTTAACGTTGAAAAACTTGCCCATTACGGTGTTATTTCAATAAACAATTTAAAACTTTATAATATTGTCGATACCGCTGAGGAAGCATGGAACATTATTTCTAAGTTTTATAAACTTAAATAA
- a CDS encoding polyprenyl synthetase family protein: protein MNEFEKYLKTKAAFVEKGLSKYILKIANSPEVIKDSMAYSLEAGGKRVRPVLVMAAAEAFGKKAADVMPAACAVEMVHTYSLIHDDLPSMDNDSLRRGKPTNHKVYGEDLALLAGDALLTYAFEVFAQNGDVKSIGHKNTLKALQLFANGVGSEGMVGGQVTDIYAEGLIEGKFKRITAVKKESKALSKKSVKYFLMPAKLKEVSAETVLSYIHANKTGALIRSSIEAGAVLAGASEADRANMRKYGNAMGLAFQIVDDILDVTVSEKKLGKSGSDKENAKLTFVSLYGLEVSRKYAKAVLGEAVNALNKVKAINKKKAAPLYEMADFFLTRSM from the coding sequence ATGAATGAATTTGAAAAATATCTCAAAACAAAAGCAGCGTTTGTAGAAAAAGGGCTTTCAAAATATATTTTAAAAATAGCAAATTCCCCTGAAGTTATTAAAGATTCCATGGCATATTCTTTAGAAGCCGGCGGTAAACGCGTGCGCCCGGTGCTTGTAATGGCCGCGGCTGAAGCTTTTGGCAAAAAAGCGGCTGACGTTATGCCCGCAGCCTGCGCTGTAGAAATGGTGCACACATATTCTTTGATACATGACGATTTACCTTCCATGGATAATGACTCTTTACGCAGGGGGAAACCTACAAACCATAAGGTTTATGGTGAGGATCTTGCCCTTTTAGCGGGCGACGCGTTGCTTACCTACGCTTTTGAGGTTTTTGCCCAAAACGGGGATGTTAAATCTATAGGCCATAAAAACACTTTAAAAGCCTTACAGCTTTTTGCTAACGGCGTAGGCAGCGAAGGTATGGTAGGCGGACAGGTAACCGATATTTACGCCGAGGGGCTTATTGAAGGCAAATTTAAACGTATTACGGCTGTCAAAAAAGAAAGCAAGGCGCTTTCCAAAAAATCTGTTAAATACTTTTTAATGCCCGCTAAACTTAAAGAAGTAAGCGCAGAAACTGTTCTTTCTTATATCCACGCCAATAAAACAGGCGCCTTAATACGTTCAAGCATAGAAGCCGGCGCGGTACTGGCTGGCGCTTCCGAAGCGGACAGGGCCAATATGAGAAAGTACGGTAACGCCATGGGTCTCGCCTTCCAGATCGTGGACGATATTTTAGACGTTACCGTAAGCGAAAAGAAATTAGGCAAAAGCGGCAGCGATAAAGAAAATGCCAAACTTACATTCGTTTCTTTATACGGGCTTGAAGTCAGCCGTAAATACGCTAAAGCCGTTTTAGGGGAAGCCGTAAACGCTTTAAACAAAGTTAAAGCTATCAACAAGAAGAAAGCAGCCCCTCTTTATGAAATGGCTGATTTCTTTTTAACTAGGAGCATGTAA
- a CDS encoding PHP domain-containing protein, which translates to MPVIDLHTHSKFSDGTSKPSEVVVAAVKKGVKLYALTDHDTIEGVPQAKEKAQSYKMNFVTGVEISTNEDEHLHFLGYKIKEDCADFKSFLKENSEKRVFRIKKIIKQLQAAGLDITQEDVFSRAKTIVSRAHVADALKAKRIVAARQEGFRRYLVPGAVGYVPSLGVSVVEAIRKIRSAGGLAVIAHPGLVKEKWDFKKWTDAGLNGIEVFYPSHNTAMIQELLSVSREYGLFVTAGSDHHGPASGRTPKVGMEIPDMYYDKLLESFGF; encoded by the coding sequence ATGCCTGTTATAGACCTGCATACACATTCTAAATTTTCGGACGGCACTTCAAAGCCGTCTGAAGTTGTTGTGGCTGCCGTAAAAAAAGGGGTAAAACTTTACGCTCTTACGGACCATGACACTATAGAAGGCGTACCGCAGGCTAAGGAAAAAGCGCAAAGCTATAAAATGAACTTCGTTACAGGCGTTGAAATAAGCACTAATGAAGATGAACATTTGCACTTTTTGGGCTACAAAATAAAAGAAGATTGCGCGGATTTCAAATCTTTTTTAAAAGAAAATTCCGAAAAAAGGGTTTTTAGAATAAAAAAGATAATAAAGCAGCTGCAAGCGGCGGGCCTTGATATTACGCAAGAGGACGTTTTTTCCCGCGCTAAAACAATAGTGTCGCGCGCGCATGTGGCGGACGCTTTGAAAGCCAAAAGAATAGTCGCGGCACGCCAGGAAGGGTTTAGAAGATATTTAGTACCGGGCGCGGTTGGCTACGTTCCTTCTTTGGGCGTAAGCGTTGTTGAAGCTATAAGAAAAATAAGGTCAGCGGGCGGGCTTGCCGTTATAGCGCACCCCGGACTTGTAAAAGAAAAGTGGGATTTTAAAAAATGGACGGACGCGGGGCTTAACGGAATAGAAGTTTTTTACCCTTCGCACAATACGGCCATGATACAGGAACTTTTATCTGTGTCAAGAGAGTACGGCCTGTTTGTTACGGCCGGATCTGATCATCACGGCCCGGCCAGCGGCAGAACCCCTAAAGTAGGTATGGAAATACCTGATATGTATTATGACAAGCTGTTGGAATCCTTTGGTTTTTAA
- a CDS encoding SH3 domain-containing protein has translation MKKILAVTLLLAFAAPAFAAKFATVSSYEANIRSCAGTKCAVKWKAWKYTPLQMIGLSKDKVWVQVKDFEGHTGWIHNTLLSTQIGLSATSDVNIRQSPSSNAPIVCTVEKGYALKFISKNGGWYQVQDEPADKNKGICKGWVYSAYVWGPRAKTAK, from the coding sequence ATGAAAAAAATATTGGCTGTTACATTATTACTCGCTTTCGCGGCTCCCGCCTTCGCGGCTAAATTCGCAACAGTAAGCTCGTACGAAGCAAACATTCGCAGTTGCGCGGGCACAAAATGCGCCGTTAAATGGAAAGCGTGGAAATATACCCCCCTTCAGATGATAGGGCTTAGTAAAGATAAAGTATGGGTTCAGGTAAAAGATTTTGAGGGCCACACAGGCTGGATTCACAATACATTGTTAAGCACACAAATAGGTCTTTCCGCCACATCAGACGTAAACATACGCCAAAGCCCCAGTTCAAATGCTCCTATAGTTTGCACTGTTGAAAAGGGTTACGCATTAAAGTTTATTTCTAAAAATGGCGGCTGGTACCAGGTTCAGGACGAACCCGCAGATAAAAACAAAGGCATCTGTAAAGGCTGGGTATACTCGGCCTATGTTTGGGGGCCCAGAGCAAAAACAGCAAAATAG
- the rimO gene encoding 30S ribosomal protein S12 methylthiotransferase RimO, with translation MAKIFTISLGCSKNLTDTEEMLGILNHKKHYLVADESEADTILINTCAFIKPAREEADREIKRASKLKAQGKIEKLIVAGCLTQKEGKSLPSKYPLVDAFIGLKGIEKIDNVIKRPKHSFCPAPDYIKAPDFKLQLTAPHSAYLKVADGCNNRCAYCTIPAIRGPFRSKSMEDIVAEAKAMEKNGVKEISLIAQDTTAYGQDIFGKPSLVKLLKKLVKIKGIEWFRIMYAYPETVTKDLLDFIACEPKICRYLDMPLQHISAPVLKAMNRRSTEDEVRAKIKLIRQIVPGMSLRTNFIAGFPGETAEDFEKLKKFIAEAKFNNVGVFAYSKEDGTPAAVMKRQVAEKIKKQRVEELVSAQSRVIDSINRKLKGKTVKVLLDNLFCGRSESDSPDIDGRVEVKGNKKYKAGDFVKVKITSAKGYNRTGKII, from the coding sequence ATGGCTAAAATATTTACAATAAGTTTGGGATGCTCTAAAAACCTTACGGATACCGAGGAAATGCTTGGTATTTTAAATCATAAAAAACATTACCTCGTGGCTGACGAAAGCGAGGCCGACACCATTTTAATTAATACCTGCGCTTTTATTAAACCGGCAAGGGAGGAAGCAGACAGGGAAATTAAACGCGCTTCAAAACTTAAAGCCCAGGGTAAAATAGAAAAACTGATAGTAGCGGGCTGTTTAACTCAAAAAGAAGGGAAATCCTTACCCAGTAAATACCCGTTAGTTGACGCTTTTATAGGTTTAAAAGGTATTGAAAAAATTGATAATGTCATTAAAAGGCCCAAACACTCGTTTTGTCCCGCGCCAGACTATATTAAAGCGCCCGATTTTAAACTTCAGCTTACAGCGCCCCACAGCGCTTATTTAAAAGTAGCTGACGGCTGCAACAACCGTTGCGCTTATTGCACAATTCCCGCAATAAGGGGGCCTTTCCGCTCAAAAAGTATGGAAGATATTGTTGCCGAAGCTAAAGCCATGGAAAAAAACGGAGTTAAGGAAATTTCTTTAATAGCGCAAGATACCACAGCTTACGGACAGGATATTTTTGGCAAACCTTCTTTAGTTAAACTTTTAAAGAAACTGGTTAAAATAAAGGGTATAGAGTGGTTTAGAATAATGTACGCCTACCCGGAAACGGTTACAAAAGATTTGCTTGATTTTATAGCTTGCGAACCTAAAATATGCCGTTATTTAGATATGCCGCTGCAGCATATATCGGCCCCGGTATTAAAAGCTATGAACAGGCGTTCAACGGAAGATGAAGTAAGAGCAAAAATTAAACTAATACGCCAAATAGTGCCCGGTATGTCTTTAAGAACAAATTTTATAGCCGGCTTTCCCGGTGAAACTGCGGAAGATTTTGAAAAACTTAAAAAATTTATAGCTGAGGCAAAATTTAACAATGTAGGCGTTTTCGCTTACAGTAAAGAAGACGGTACCCCCGCCGCTGTTATGAAACGCCAGGTAGCGGAAAAAATAAAAAAGCAGCGTGTTGAGGAGCTTGTCAGCGCGCAAAGCAGGGTAATTGACTCTATAAACCGTAAACTTAAAGGAAAAACGGTTAAAGTTTTATTAGATAACCTTTTTTGCGGACGCTCGGAAAGCGATTCCCCCGATATTGACGGAAGGGTGGAAGTTAAAGGTAATAAGAAGTATAAAGCAGGTGATTTTGTTAAAGTAAAAATCACTTCCGCCAAAGGTTATAACAGGACAGGCAAAATAATATAA
- a CDS encoding NifU family protein, whose amino-acid sequence MHSKIEEVIAKIKPVLQADGGDLEFVSFDENTGTVYVSLKGRCGGCPAAQMTLKAVIERKIMQEIPEVKAVERV is encoded by the coding sequence ATGCACAGCAAAATTGAAGAAGTTATAGCTAAAATAAAACCCGTTCTCCAAGCTGACGGGGGGGATTTGGAATTTGTTTCTTTTGATGAAAATACGGGAACCGTCTATGTGTCTCTTAAAGGACGCTGCGGCGGCTGTCCTGCGGCCCAAATGACGCTTAAAGCCGTTATTGAAAGAAAAATCATGCAGGAAATTCCCGAAGTTAAAGCGGTTGAAAGAGTTTAA
- a CDS encoding glycerophosphodiester phosphodiesterase: protein MKIIAHRGAPLLAPENTLKSFRLAKESGLVYFELDVHLSKDGQLVVTHDESLKRVTGRDAFVKDLDYKEIFSLDAGEGEKIPLLAEVMKVLGEDTVLNIEIKTDITAYPGIEEKVLSSVKTLWVDWSERVIISSFNFNTLINVRALDETVKIGLLTREFNAEQAERLKAFSLNMSYKRITKDIVNKAKEMGLEVWIYTINNREIFAQMKELGADAVFTDNPYLV, encoded by the coding sequence ATGAAAATTATAGCACACAGAGGCGCGCCTCTTCTTGCGCCGGAAAATACTTTAAAATCTTTTAGACTCGCTAAAGAAAGCGGACTTGTATATTTTGAGCTTGACGTGCATTTGAGTAAAGACGGGCAGCTTGTTGTTACCCATGACGAAAGTCTTAAACGGGTAACCGGGCGCGATGCTTTTGTTAAAGATTTGGACTATAAAGAAATTTTTTCTTTAGACGCCGGCGAGGGGGAAAAAATACCCCTTTTAGCCGAAGTCATGAAGGTTTTGGGTGAGGATACTGTATTAAATATTGAAATTAAAACAGATATTACCGCTTATCCCGGTATAGAGGAAAAAGTTTTATCATCAGTAAAAACATTGTGGGTCGATTGGAGTGAACGCGTAATAATTTCAAGTTTTAATTTTAATACGCTTATAAATGTGCGGGCTTTAGATGAAACTGTAAAAATAGGTTTGCTTACCAGGGAGTTTAATGCGGAGCAGGCTGAAAGGCTAAAGGCTTTTAGCCTTAATATGAGCTATAAACGCATAACAAAAGATATTGTTAATAAAGCTAAAGAGATGGGGCTTGAAGTTTGGATTTATACTATTAACAACCGTGAAATTTTTGCTCAAATGAAAGAACTTGGAGCGGACGCTGTTTTTACTGATAATCCTTATTTGGTTTAA